CGGGCCGCCTCCACCAGCGCGGAGACGGCACGCCGGTCGCCGAAAACGCCGGAACGCTCGATGTGGTGGGCCCGCACGATCGCAGGAGCGCCGAGATCGGCCAGGTGCGCGGCCAGGCGCGCGTGCGCGGCCAGGCGCCAGCCCGCGGCGGCCGACTCGTAGGCGGCCTGGCGCACCAGCGAGTGGCGGAAACGGAACCTGCCGCCGGCGCCGGGACGCACGATGTCACGGAGGAACAGGTCGTCCAGCGCGTCCAGGGCCTGCGCCGCATCGACCTCGGCCGCGACCGCGGCGAGCGCGGGCTCGAACTCGTCGGCGGTGACGGCGGCGGCCTGAGCGACCAGCAGCGAGGCCGGCGCGAGGTCCCCGAGCTCCACCTGCAGCGCGGCGCGTACGGTGGGGGGAAGCTCGCCGACGCTCAGCCGGCTCATCTTGGCCAGGGCTTCCAGGTAGAACGGGTTGCCGCCGCTGGCCTCGAACAGCGCGGCGCGGCGGCTGCGGTTCACCGCCGGGCCGAGGAACTGTTCCACCTCGTCCTCGTCGAGCGGGCCGACCGTCACCTCGCCGCCACGCGCGCCGGCGCTGCGCGCGAGCGCCGCGAGCCGCGGCGTCGCCTGCGCCGGCCGGTAGGCCACCGCGACCAGCACGCGTCCGCGCGGCGGGTGCCGCACCAGGTGGTCCAGGAACTCCGCCGAGCCGTCGTCGGCCCAGTGCACGTCGTCCAGGATCAGTGCGAGGCCCGAAGGGGAGGCCAGCTCGTCGATGAGCTGGCGCAGCGCGCGGTACAGCCGGTACCGCACCATGCCGGGCTGGCCGGCCTCCTGGCCGGCGTCGGCCGCCTCGTGCGGCATCTTGGCCGCGAGCGCGGGGAACACCGTCGCCAGCAGCCGCGCCTGCCCCGCGCCGAGCCGGCCCGACAACTCGTCCCTGCGGGCCTCCAGGTGGTCGTCCAGCGCGTCCACCAGCGCGCTGAACGGCATGGCCTGCTCGAACTCCGCCGCTCTGCCCCATAGCGTGGTCAGGCCGCCTTTGCCGGCCATGTCCGCCAGCTCGGCCAGCAGACGCGTCTTGCCGGCACCCGGCTCGCCGACCATGGCACGGAACTGGAAACCGTGCGCCACGGCCGCGTCGACGCTCTGCGAGAAGGCATGTAACGCGTCTCGCCGGCCGACGAGGGGGCTGACGGAGCGGACCGGCCCATGGCGGTCCGGTAGAGCCTCACGACCGTTCATGTCTGTACCCCACAGCGTGACGGAACACCAGGAACAGCCACGCCGCAATCCATTTGTGCCAGGGACTTTCGCGCGCGGCACCCCGAGGCGCCGAGCGCGCGTTGCCAGAGAGCGCCGTGCCGGCGCCTCTGGAGCATGATTTTGTCGTAATACTGGCGGGTAGCGGGTTGATCGACCGGATCAGACCTATTAAGCCCAGGATGAAGAAGAGGTAGCCAGCTTCGCTACCCTTTTATGGCGAGTCCTCGGGGTCCAAGGTGTACAGGCCGCGTATCGCCAGTTCGGCGCCGCGGCGGGCCGCCGCGGCGATCTCCTCCGGTGAGCCGCCGCGGTCCATCACGGCGGTGGCCGCCATCTTGGCGCCGCCGACGAACGCGCCGATGGCCGTGGCCGCCTCGACGTCATCGAGCTCGCCGCGGAACACCTCGTGCAGCCCGCCGGCCAGCTCGCGCTGGAACTCGAACAGCAGATGCAGCGCGCGTGCCTGCAACGCGGGGACACTCATGACGATGCCGCCGCGGCCGGGGATCATGCGCAACAGCAGGTCGTCGTCGTCCAGGGTGAGGATCTCGTCCGCCACCCGGGTCAGCAGTGCGGCGAGCGGCTCACCCGGCCCGCGCGACGCGATCACCGTGAGCGCGCGCTCGGCACGGTCACGGGTGTCGTGGAAGACCACGTCCTCCTTGCTGGCGAAGTAGCTGAAGAACGTGCGCGGGGAGACGTCGGCCTCGGCCGCGATCTCGGCGACGGTGGTTTCGTCGTACCCCTTGACGTGGAACAGGCGCAGTGCGGCCTCGCACAGCCGGCGGCGGGTGCGCAGCTTCTTGCGTTCTCTCAGTCCGGACGGCTGGTGCTCGGCCATGCCGGAACTTTACTGCATCGCATGCTTTTTTTCATCCATTGCAATTTCAAAGCCGGTACTGTTTCGTGGGAGAGGTCAGGAACGAAGCCCGGACAGGAAAACCGTCCATGTCAAGGAGCGCGTCATGACCCACCCTGAGCCCGTCACGTACCCGATGACCCGGGAGAACCCGCTCGACCCGCCGCCGGAGTTCGGCCGCTGGCGCGAAGAGGACCCGGTGCGGCCCATGGTGTTCGGCGACGGCCACGCCGGCTGGCTCGCGGTGAGCCATTCGGCGGTACGCGCCGTCCTGGCCGACCCCCGGTTCAGCACACGAGCGGATCTGCTGCACCTGCCGGTGGGGCGGCGGCTGATCCAGGAGGCACGCCGGATACTGCCTGGGTTCTTCCTCCGCCTCGACCCGCCGGAGCACACCCGCTTCCGCAAGCTGCTCACCGGGCAGTTCACCGTGCGCCGCATGAAGCAGCTCGAACCCCGCATCGAGAAGATCACTGTCGACCGCCTGGACGCCATGGAGAGCGGCGGCGCACCCGCCGACCTGGTGAAGGACTTCGCGCTCCCCATCCCGTCGCTGGTCATCTGCGAGCTGCTCGGCGTCCCGTACGCCGACCACGACCGGTTCCAGCGTGACTCACGCACGCTGCTCAGCTTCGACTCCACCCCCGAGCAGGTCCGCGCGGCCCTGGACGACCTGACCGACTACCTCACCGACCTGGTGGTCCGCAAGCACGACGACTCAGGCGACCCCGGCGACGGCCTGATCAGCGGACTGATCGCCGGCGGCGGGCTGACGGCCGAGGAGATCACCGGCGTCTCCGTCCTCCTGCTGATCGCCGGCCACGAGACCACCGCCAACATGCTGGCGCTCGGCACCTACACCCTGCTGCGCCACCCCGACCAGCTCGCCGCGCTCCGCGAGAACCCCGGCCTGATCGACACCGCCGTCGAGGAACTGCTGCGCTTCCTCACCATCGTGCACGTCGGCCCGGTCCGCGCCGCTCTGGAGGACCTGGAGCTGGAGGGCCGTCCCATCAAGGCCGGCCAGAACGTCGCCCTGTCCCTGGCCTCGGCCAACCGTGACCCCGCGCGCTTCGGCGACCCCGGCACCCTCGACATCACCCGCGACGCGCTCGGCCACGTCACCTTCGGCCACGGCATCCATCAGTGCCTCGGCCAGCAACTGGCCCGCATAGAGATGCGCATCGCCTACCCGGCCCTGTTCCGCCGCTTCCCCGGCCTGCGCCTGGCGGTCCCCCCCGACCAGGTCTCCTTCCGCTCCAAGATGGCCGTCTACGGCGTCCACGCGCTCCCCGTCACCTGGTAACGAAAGGAGCACCGGCCCTCATGCGAATCACGGCCGACACGTCGCGCTGCGTCGGCGCCGGCATGTGCGTGCTCACCGCTCCGGCGCTGTTCGACCAGGACGAGGACGACGGCACCGTCGTCGTCCTCGATCCGGCCCCGCCTCCCGCCGTACAGCCCGCCGCGCGCCGCGCCGTCCGGTCCTGTCCGTCAGGCGCGCTGTCGATCGAGGAGCACTGAGAGCGTCACTCACCCCGCGTGGCCGGACATGGCCGGGTCGCCGCCGGGGCCCTGGTGGCCGCCGAGGCGGATGGTGCCGCCGAGCTGGGCCCTGAAGTGCTCCAGCATCTGCTGGGTGTTGCCGACGAGGATCCAGCGGGTGCCGACCAGGTAGGCGCCGCCGTAGTCCACGGCGTCGGCGAGCCACTGGTCCCGGCCCTGGTCGGTGGCGAAGGTCGTGATGGAGTACCGGCCCTGCGGGGTCGCGCACATGCCCTGACGCAGTTCGGCGGCGTCCACCTGCAGGCTGGGCCTCGCGCAGCCGGTGCGCGCGGCGAGGTCCTCCAGCGTCGCGGGGCCACCCGCGGGGCCGCGGGAGGCGCCGAAACCGGTGAACAGCAGGGTCGCGGCGAGGGCCGCCGCGGCGGCCAGGCTCAGCAGGCCGGCCCGCACGCCTCGGCGGCGGGGGACGGCCCGCGCAGGCGGGTGGAGGACCGCCTGCGCGGGCGGCTCGGGGGCCGCCGAGGGGAGAGCGTCCTTCGGCGGCGCCGGATCGTCCGTGATGCCGGGGTCCCCGGGGGGTGCGGTCGCCGGAGCAATGGCTTTCACCTTCTCCGGGGACCCGGTGGTCACGGCACCCCGCACGGAGGCGGGCTCCACGGCCGCACGGGACGCCGCACCAGGCGGGGTCCCGTCGCTCTCCGGCCGGGAAGCGGTCCTGTGCGGGGACGTCATGGTGCGGCGGTGACCAGGTTGCCGCCGACCTTCTCACTGAAGGTCTGCAGCAGGCCGGTGTCGTTGCCCGCGATGACCCAGCGGGTGCCGACCAGGTAGGAGCCACCCCACTTCCTGGCCTCGTCCAGCCACTGCTGCTTGCCGTCGTCGGTGGAGAACGTCGTCACCGTGTACTGGCCCTTGCCGGTCTTGCAGACCCCCTGACGCAGCTCGTCGGCGTCGGTCTGCACCTCGGGCTTCTTGCAGCCGGTGCGGTTGGCGAGCTGCTTGAGCGTCGCCGGCGGCCCGGGGTTGACGGGGGCGGCCGCCTGGCCCGCGGCGGCCGGCGTGCTCGGGACGTCACCGCCGCCGCAACCGGTGAGCAGTCCGAGCGCGAGTACCGCGCCGGTCAGCGCGGCCGCTCGTCCCGCGTTCGTGGTGAGGCCGAGGCTTCCCATGGTCAGTTCTCCCATCCGTGCCTTCACGAGGTCACCGCCACCGGGTACGGCGCGCGCGTCCGCACGGTTCACCTGATTTCGCGAGAGTTCTGGGAGAGATGGGAAACCAGGGATCTGTGATGAATCCGAGAGATTTCCGCGATCTCGTCGAACCGAACCGCCGCAGGCGCCGTACCTCTCGCCGACGGGGCACCAACCACGCCGCCCTGAGAACTGACTCCGGGAGGAGTTCGAATGATCCGAATCCAGCACAGACGGCGGTTCAGGCCCGTCCTGAGCATCGCTCTGGGTGGGGCCGGCCTCAGTCTGGTCCTGGCGAGCCTTACCCCGGCCGGGCGGCCGATGAGCGCGGACCTGTCCTTGTCGGCCGCTCCCGCCGCCGCCTCGCGTGTCGTCACCGCGGGTGGAGCCAAGGCCGTCGACTGTCCCTCGGTCGCCGACCAGCTCGGCGACGTGCCGGCCGCCGTGTCCGCCGAGGTGCAGCGGAACCTGGCCCTGCTGGACACGCAGATCGCCGAGGCGAACCGCCGCCTGGCCGACAACCGCGCGCGGGACTCGTCGTTCATCCGGAACGCGATCCTCTCCCCGCTGCAGGACAAGCGCCGCGCGACCCTGGACCGCATCACGATCGCCTTCGGACGTGCCGGTCAGCAACCCGGCTCCAACCTGCGCGACCTCGCGGCCTGCTCGGTCCGCACCGGCTCGGCGAGCGGCCAGAACCCGAGCTCGCCTGCCTCACCCACCGCCTCCGCGCAGCCGACCGCCGAGCCCACGGCGTCCCCCACGTCCTCCGCCGGCGGCGGCAACGGCGGCAACGCCGGGAACGGCGACGGCGGCAACGCGGGGAACGGCGGTGCGGCCCGCACGGTCGCCTGTCCCTCGGTGGCCGACCGGCTGCCGGAGGTCCCCGCCGGAGCGCAGCGGGCCGTGCAGCGTGACCTCGACGTCCTCGACCGCCAGATCGCGCAGGCCAACCAGCGCCTCAGCAGGCTCGGCGCCAGGGCCAACTCCAACCAGGTACGCGCCGCGGTCCTGACCCCGCTGCGACTCGCGAGGGCCGTCGTCCTCAACCGCATCACCCTGAACCTGCGCCGCGCCGGCGTACGCACCGGCAACCTGCAGGGACTCGCGAACTGCTCGCTCGGCGACGCCGGCGGAGGCGGCCAGAACCCCACACCGAACCCCACCGGCACCGGCG
The window above is part of the Sphaerisporangium rubeum genome. Proteins encoded here:
- a CDS encoding cytochrome P450, which codes for MTHPEPVTYPMTRENPLDPPPEFGRWREEDPVRPMVFGDGHAGWLAVSHSAVRAVLADPRFSTRADLLHLPVGRRLIQEARRILPGFFLRLDPPEHTRFRKLLTGQFTVRRMKQLEPRIEKITVDRLDAMESGGAPADLVKDFALPIPSLVICELLGVPYADHDRFQRDSRTLLSFDSTPEQVRAALDDLTDYLTDLVVRKHDDSGDPGDGLISGLIAGGGLTAEEITGVSVLLLIAGHETTANMLALGTYTLLRHPDQLAALRENPGLIDTAVEELLRFLTIVHVGPVRAALEDLELEGRPIKAGQNVALSLASANRDPARFGDPGTLDITRDALGHVTFGHGIHQCLGQQLARIEMRIAYPALFRRFPGLRLAVPPDQVSFRSKMAVYGVHALPVTW
- a CDS encoding TetR/AcrR family transcriptional regulator, which codes for MAEHQPSGLRERKKLRTRRRLCEAALRLFHVKGYDETTVAEIAAEADVSPRTFFSYFASKEDVVFHDTRDRAERALTVIASRGPGEPLAALLTRVADEILTLDDDDLLLRMIPGRGGIVMSVPALQARALHLLFEFQRELAGGLHEVFRGELDDVEAATAIGAFVGGAKMAATAVMDRGGSPEEIAAAARRGAELAIRGLYTLDPEDSP
- a CDS encoding ferredoxin, translated to MRITADTSRCVGAGMCVLTAPALFDQDEDDGTVVVLDPAPPPAVQPAARRAVRSCPSGALSIEEH